In Stenotrophomonas sp. ASS1, the following proteins share a genomic window:
- the gshB gene encoding glutathione synthase — translation MPLNVIVVMDPIAHIKIAKDTTFAMLLEAQRRGHALHYVRPGGLALEGGVAVAQTAPLQVRDDPAGWYELGAFSRTEFGPGQIVLMRKDPPVDAEYIYDTQVLDVAAAAGACVVNNPQGLRDYNEKLAALLFPQCCPPTLVSRDAKALKAFALEHGQAVLKPLDGMGGRSIFRSGKGDPNLNVILETLTDGGHRMALAQKFIPDITAGDKRILLVDGEPVDYCLARIPQGDEFRGNLAAGGRGEGRPLSERDRWIAAQVGPEMKRRGMRFVGLDVIGDYLTEVNVTSPTCVRELDAQYGLNIAGTLFDALEAGLR, via the coding sequence ATGCCGTTGAACGTCATCGTGGTGATGGACCCCATCGCCCACATCAAGATCGCCAAGGACACCACCTTCGCCATGTTGCTGGAAGCCCAGCGCCGCGGCCATGCCCTGCACTACGTGCGCCCGGGCGGGTTGGCCCTGGAAGGTGGCGTGGCGGTGGCCCAGACCGCACCGCTGCAGGTGCGCGACGACCCGGCCGGCTGGTATGAGCTGGGTGCGTTCAGCCGTACCGAGTTCGGTCCCGGCCAGATCGTGCTGATGCGCAAGGACCCGCCGGTCGACGCCGAGTACATCTACGACACCCAGGTGCTGGACGTGGCCGCCGCTGCCGGTGCCTGCGTGGTCAACAACCCGCAGGGCCTGCGCGACTACAACGAGAAGCTGGCCGCCCTGCTGTTCCCGCAGTGCTGCCCGCCGACCCTGGTCAGCCGCGACGCCAAGGCGCTGAAGGCCTTTGCCCTGGAACACGGCCAGGCCGTGCTGAAGCCGCTGGATGGCATGGGCGGCCGCTCGATCTTCCGCAGCGGCAAGGGCGATCCGAACCTGAATGTGATCCTGGAAACCCTGACCGACGGCGGCCACAGGATGGCGCTGGCACAGAAGTTCATCCCCGACATCACCGCCGGCGACAAGCGCATCCTGCTGGTCGATGGTGAGCCGGTCGATTACTGCCTGGCGCGCATCCCGCAGGGTGATGAATTCCGCGGCAACCTGGCCGCCGGCGGCCGCGGCGAAGGCCGCCCGCTGAGCGAGCGCGACCGCTGGATCGCCGCCCAGGTCGGGCCGGAGATGAAGCGTCGCGGCATGCGCTTCGTCGGCTTGGACGTGATCGGTGATTACCTGACCGAGGTCAACGTGACCAGCCCGACCTGCGTGCGCGAACTGGACGCCCAGTACGGGCTGAACATCGCTGGCACCCTGTTCGACGCACTCGAGGCCGGCCTGCGCTGA
- a CDS encoding chemotaxis protein CheW: MRSPFDILEAYERRSLAHAVQLPERQFAQDLWRGVGYRVGQRRLVSDFREVVEIVPMPPVTPVPCAQPWLLGVGNLRGNLFPVVDLKYFLEGTRTVQQEGQRVLIMRQAGGDVALTIDELFGQRSFELDQQIAAGTLAEGRYGHFVDRAFHADGHDWGVFSLSLLSRTPEFRQAAA, encoded by the coding sequence ATGCGCTCGCCCTTCGACATCCTCGAAGCCTATGAACGGCGCAGCCTGGCCCATGCGGTGCAGCTGCCCGAGCGGCAGTTCGCCCAGGACCTCTGGCGTGGCGTGGGCTACCGCGTCGGCCAGCGCCGGCTGGTATCCGATTTCCGCGAAGTGGTGGAAATCGTGCCGATGCCGCCGGTCACCCCGGTGCCGTGCGCGCAGCCGTGGCTGCTGGGCGTGGGCAACCTGCGCGGCAACCTGTTCCCGGTGGTCGACCTGAAGTACTTCCTGGAAGGCACGCGTACCGTGCAGCAGGAAGGCCAGCGCGTGCTGATCATGCGCCAGGCCGGCGGCGACGTCGCGCTGACCATCGATGAACTGTTCGGCCAGCGCAGCTTCGAACTGGACCAGCAGATCGCGGCCGGCACGCTGGCCGAAGGACGTTACGGCCACTTCGTCGATCGCGCCTTCCACGCCGACGGCCACGACTGGGGCGTGTTCTCGCTCTCGCTGCTGTCGCGTACCCCTGAATTCCGGCAAGCCGCGGCCTGA
- the pilG gene encoding twitching motility response regulator PilG: protein MTENTTAGGELAGLRVMVIDDSKTIRRTAETLLKREGCEVVTATDGFEALAKIADQQPQIIFVDIMMPRLDGYQTCALIKGNQLFKATPVIMLSSKDGLFDKARGRIVGSEQYLTKPFTREELLGAIRTYVNA from the coding sequence ATGACTGAAAACACGACTGCGGGCGGGGAACTCGCAGGACTCCGGGTGATGGTCATCGATGATTCGAAGACCATCCGCAGGACTGCGGAAACGCTGCTCAAGCGAGAAGGCTGCGAGGTGGTCACCGCCACCGACGGCTTCGAAGCGCTTGCCAAGATCGCAGACCAGCAACCGCAGATCATCTTCGTCGACATCATGATGCCGCGTCTGGACGGGTACCAGACCTGTGCGCTGATCAAGGGCAACCAGCTGTTCAAGGCGACCCCGGTCATCATGCTGTCGTCCAAGGATGGCCTGTTCGACAAGGCGCGGGGACGCATCGTCGGCTCGGAGCAGTACCTGACGAAGCCTTTCACGCGTGAAGAACTGCTGGGTGCCATCCGCACATACGTCAACGCCTGA
- a CDS encoding energy transducer TonB: protein MPSAPAVLPPPPREAQRLGATIALSVLVHALLILGVGFAVKGDAPLVPTLEVIFSQTRTALTPKQADFLAAANQEGGGEHDRAQRPRDNQAGIVPQAQAGLSPVPQQQQSAAPVPPPQARVVSSRNGEETVAQAQPRPTPEQPEPDAPLTAREQRDVEMARLAAEVHLRSAQYAKRPNRKFVSASTREYAYANYLRAWVDRAERVGNLNYPDEARQRRLGGQVVISVGVRRDGSVESSRILRSSGMPLLDEAALRVVKLAQPFPPLPKTEDEIDILQVTRTWVFLPGGTLHDDR from the coding sequence ATGCCGTCCGCCCCTGCCGTCCTGCCCCCGCCGCCGCGCGAAGCGCAACGGCTGGGGGCGACCATCGCGTTGTCGGTGCTGGTCCACGCCCTGCTGATCCTGGGCGTGGGCTTCGCCGTGAAGGGCGATGCACCGCTGGTGCCGACGCTGGAAGTGATCTTCAGCCAGACCCGCACCGCACTGACGCCGAAGCAGGCTGATTTCCTGGCCGCAGCCAACCAGGAAGGCGGTGGCGAACACGACCGCGCACAGCGTCCGCGTGACAACCAGGCCGGCATCGTGCCGCAGGCGCAGGCCGGGCTGAGCCCAGTGCCACAACAGCAGCAATCGGCCGCACCGGTTCCGCCGCCGCAGGCGCGCGTGGTGAGCAGCCGCAATGGTGAAGAGACGGTGGCCCAGGCCCAGCCGCGGCCGACACCGGAGCAGCCCGAACCGGATGCACCGCTGACCGCGCGCGAACAGCGCGACGTGGAGATGGCGCGCCTGGCCGCCGAAGTGCACCTGCGCTCGGCGCAGTACGCCAAGCGCCCGAACCGCAAGTTCGTGTCGGCCAGCACGCGCGAATATGCCTATGCCAACTACCTGCGTGCCTGGGTCGATCGCGCCGAGCGCGTCGGCAACCTGAACTACCCGGACGAGGCCCGGCAGCGCCGCCTGGGTGGCCAGGTGGTGATCAGCGTGGGTGTGCGCCGCGATGGCAGCGTGGAAAGCAGCCGGATCCTGCGTTCGAGCGGGATGCCGTTGCTGGATGAGGCGGCTCTGCGGGTGGTGAAGCTGGCGCAGCCGTTCCCGCCGTTGCCGAAGACCGAGGATGAGATCGATATCCTGCAGGTCACCCGCACGTGGGTGTTCCTGCCGGGCGGCACCCTGCACGACGATCGATAG
- the mrcB gene encoding penicillin-binding protein 1B, translated as MPRRYDSDDIDDFDDDDQQDNGPLWRRRLITWSMAAVALGLGFLIPYTLYLNQQVTQRFGELRWQIPTRVYARPLVLTPGKAMDASTLKTELAASAYRDDGQGKEPATYAVNGGRFVISSRGYNDVDGRVAPRRLELSLADGAVASLRDADNRKALKAARLDPARIATLYGQKQEERRLIRMDEAPDLLVTGLQAVEDKDFNRHHGIDLSGIARAVWVTIRSGGQSRQGASTLTQQLARSGLLGIGKEQTVTRKFNEVLYALIMEARYDKRTIFEAYLNQVYLGQRGSQAIHGMSSGAEFWFGRDLQSLETEQIALLIGLVKGPSFYDPRRNPERALDRRNFVLGKLHEATLIDDAEYQRALKAPLGVPKTPGLVAANRFPAYVDLVRRQLGHDYPESALQGAGLSVMTGMSPSAQAYAEGAVTRTIKSLESKRRPELQAGMVLTDVHNGDVLAVIGSREVSEVGFNRAIEAQRPVGSLLKPFVYLLALAQPDRYSLASWVDDSPVTVQLGRGRNWNPGNADNRSHGTVRLIDALAHSYNQATVRVGMQVGPERVTQLIHVLAGIKAEANPAVILGSTDQSPYAMAQLYQFLASGGEIQPLHAVRGVLDPQGKLLKRYDKTPAPAQEGDSIAANLISVGLQQVVASGTAQRLNADGLGRLQPAGKTGTTNDGRDSWYAGYTGDHLAVIWIGNDQNEQAGLYGATGAMRVWSGIFQRLPSAPLRVSNKGLDWQSVAPTGLNSTDEGCPGARRFPFVVGYAPAYAPCAPAVSPDGQGAEGEGGGWRSWFGLDRKPEPPAEPAAAPAAATPPPSR; from the coding sequence GTGCCCCGACGCTACGATTCCGACGACATCGACGATTTCGACGACGACGACCAGCAGGACAACGGCCCGCTGTGGCGGCGCCGGCTGATCACCTGGAGCATGGCTGCGGTCGCGTTGGGATTGGGTTTCCTCATTCCCTATACGCTGTACCTGAACCAGCAGGTGACCCAGCGTTTCGGCGAGCTGCGCTGGCAGATCCCGACGCGCGTCTACGCGCGCCCGCTGGTGCTCACCCCCGGCAAGGCGATGGATGCGTCCACGCTGAAGACCGAGCTGGCCGCCTCCGCCTACCGCGATGACGGCCAGGGCAAGGAGCCGGCCACCTATGCGGTGAACGGCGGGCGCTTCGTCATCTCCAGCCGCGGCTACAACGACGTCGATGGCCGGGTTGCCCCGCGCCGGCTCGAGCTGTCACTGGCCGATGGTGCGGTCGCCTCGCTGCGCGACGCCGACAACCGCAAGGCCTTGAAGGCCGCGCGGTTGGACCCGGCCCGCATCGCCACCCTGTACGGCCAGAAGCAGGAAGAACGCCGCCTGATCCGCATGGACGAGGCGCCGGACCTGCTGGTGACCGGCCTGCAGGCGGTGGAGGACAAGGACTTCAACCGCCACCACGGCATCGACCTGTCCGGCATCGCCCGTGCGGTGTGGGTGACCATCCGCTCCGGTGGCCAGAGCCGCCAGGGCGCCTCTACGCTGACCCAGCAGCTGGCCCGCAGCGGCCTGCTCGGCATCGGCAAGGAGCAGACGGTTACCCGCAAATTCAACGAAGTGCTCTACGCGCTGATCATGGAAGCGCGCTACGACAAGCGCACCATCTTCGAGGCCTACCTCAACCAGGTGTACCTGGGCCAGCGTGGCAGCCAGGCCATCCATGGCATGTCCTCTGGCGCCGAGTTCTGGTTCGGTCGCGACCTGCAGTCGCTGGAGACCGAGCAGATCGCGCTGCTGATCGGCCTGGTCAAGGGCCCGTCCTTCTACGACCCGCGGCGCAATCCGGAACGCGCGCTGGATCGCCGCAACTTCGTGCTGGGCAAACTGCACGAAGCCACGCTGATCGATGACGCCGAGTACCAGCGTGCGTTGAAGGCCCCGCTGGGCGTGCCCAAGACGCCGGGCCTGGTTGCCGCCAACCGCTTCCCCGCCTATGTCGATCTGGTCCGCCGCCAACTGGGTCACGACTATCCGGAATCTGCCCTGCAGGGCGCCGGCCTGAGCGTGATGACCGGCATGTCGCCGTCCGCGCAGGCCTATGCCGAAGGCGCGGTGACCCGCACCATCAAGTCGCTGGAGAGCAAGCGTCGCCCCGAACTGCAGGCCGGCATGGTGCTGACCGACGTGCACAACGGTGACGTGCTGGCGGTGATCGGCAGCCGTGAAGTGTCCGAAGTCGGCTTCAACCGCGCCATCGAGGCACAGCGCCCGGTCGGCTCGTTGCTCAAGCCGTTCGTGTACCTGCTGGCGTTGGCGCAGCCGGACCGCTACTCGCTGGCCAGCTGGGTCGACGATTCACCGGTGACCGTCCAGCTCGGCCGCGGCCGCAACTGGAACCCGGGCAACGCGGACAACCGCAGCCACGGCACCGTGCGCCTGATCGACGCGCTGGCGCATTCCTACAACCAGGCCACGGTGCGCGTGGGCATGCAGGTCGGCCCCGAGCGCGTGACCCAGCTGATCCACGTGCTGGCCGGCATCAAGGCCGAGGCGAATCCGGCGGTGATTCTCGGTTCGACCGACCAGAGCCCGTACGCGATGGCCCAGCTGTACCAGTTCCTCGCGTCCGGTGGCGAAATCCAGCCGCTGCATGCGGTGCGTGGCGTGCTCGATCCGCAGGGCAAGCTGCTCAAGCGTTACGACAAGACCCCGGCACCGGCCCAGGAAGGCGACTCGATTGCCGCCAACCTGATCAGTGTCGGCCTGCAGCAGGTGGTTGCCAGCGGCACCGCGCAGCGGCTCAACGCCGATGGCCTCGGCCGCCTGCAGCCGGCCGGCAAGACCGGTACCACCAACGATGGCCGCGACAGCTGGTACGCCGGTTACACCGGCGATCATCTGGCGGTGATCTGGATCGGCAACGACCAGAACGAGCAGGCCGGCCTGTACGGTGCCACCGGCGCGATGCGGGTCTGGTCGGGCATCTTCCAGCGCCTGCCGAGTGCGCCGCTGCGGGTCAGCAACAAGGGCCTGGACTGGCAGTCGGTGGCGCCGACCGGACTCAACAGCACGGATGAAGGCTGTCCGGGCGCGCGTCGTTTCCCGTTCGTGGTGGGCTACGCGCCGGCCTATGCACCGTGTGCGCCGGCGGTGTCGCCGGACGGGCAGGGTGCCGAAGGCGAGGGCGGTGGCTGGCGTAGCTGGTTCGGCCTGGACCGCAAGCCTGAGCCGCCTGCTGAACCTGCTGCGGCGCCCGCCGCCGCCACTCCTCCCCCGAGCCGATGA
- the tsaB gene encoding tRNA (adenosine(37)-N6)-threonylcarbamoyltransferase complex dimerization subunit type 1 TsaB, whose protein sequence is MKLLAFETATEACSVALHVDGQVLERFEIAPRRHAELSLPWAEALLAEAGISRRQLDGIALSRGPGAFTGVRLAIAIAQGIALALDRPLLPVSTLQVLALRAPTEETQILSAIDARMGELYVARFERVDGLPVARDAERVCAPAAVSLPEGLSAYGVGTGFGAAEGALVAQLGAGLRGFDAAALPRASDVLALAVPAFARGEAIAPEKVEPAYLRDNVALTLVEQQAAREAKAKANG, encoded by the coding sequence ATGAAACTGCTCGCCTTTGAAACCGCCACCGAAGCCTGTTCCGTTGCCCTGCATGTCGATGGGCAGGTGCTGGAACGCTTCGAGATCGCCCCGCGCCGGCACGCCGAACTGAGCCTGCCGTGGGCGGAGGCGCTGCTGGCCGAAGCCGGCATCAGCCGCCGCCAGCTGGACGGCATCGCGCTCAGCCGCGGCCCCGGCGCGTTCACCGGCGTGCGTCTTGCGATCGCGATTGCCCAGGGCATTGCGCTGGCCCTGGACCGTCCGCTGTTGCCGGTCTCGACGCTGCAGGTGCTGGCGTTGCGGGCACCGACGGAAGAAACGCAGATCCTGTCAGCGATCGATGCGCGGATGGGCGAACTCTACGTTGCCCGCTTCGAGCGCGTGGACGGCCTGCCGGTGGCGCGTGATGCCGAGCGCGTATGCGCACCCGCTGCGGTATCGCTGCCGGAAGGGCTGTCCGCCTACGGTGTGGGTACCGGTTTCGGCGCAGCCGAGGGCGCACTGGTGGCGCAACTTGGGGCTGGCCTGCGTGGATTCGATGCCGCCGCATTGCCGCGCGCGTCGGACGTACTGGCACTGGCGGTGCCGGCCTTCGCGCGCGGTGAAGCCATCGCACCGGAGAAGGTCGAGCCGGCGTACCTGCGTGACAACGTGGCACTGACCCTGGTCGAGCAGCAGGCCGCGCGCGAGGCGAAGGCGAAGGCCAACGGCTGA
- a CDS encoding response regulator — translation MARIVLIEDSPTDRAVFTQWLRRAGHEVLEADNAEDGLQLVRDQVPQLVLMDVVLPGMSGFQATRAMARDAAIKHIPVIIVSTKAMETDKAWGLRQGAADYIVKPPREDELIARINELVA, via the coding sequence ATGGCTCGTATCGTTCTGATCGAGGATTCACCGACCGACCGCGCGGTGTTCACCCAGTGGCTGCGCCGTGCCGGCCATGAGGTGCTGGAAGCGGACAACGCCGAGGATGGACTGCAGCTGGTCCGCGACCAGGTGCCGCAGCTGGTGCTGATGGACGTGGTGCTGCCCGGCATGAGCGGCTTCCAGGCCACCCGCGCGATGGCCCGTGACGCGGCGATCAAGCACATCCCGGTGATCATCGTCAGCACCAAGGCGATGGAAACCGACAAGGCATGGGGCCTGCGCCAGGGCGCAGCCGATTACATCGTCAAGCCGCCGCGCGAGGATGAACTGATCGCGCGGATCAACGAACTGGTGGCCTGA
- a CDS encoding ATP-dependent DNA helicase, with amino-acid sequence MSDLVHASREALSDGGALASHLDAFVPRPAQLHLTEAIADALQQRDLLLAEAGTGTGKTFAYLVPVLLSGLRTIISTGTRALQDQLYHRDLPRVRQALGVGLRSALLKGRANYLCRYRLQQARGEPRFSSPEQAAQFQRILAWSGRSEFGDIAELDGLADDSPLLPMVTSTVDNCLGTDCPFWDDCFVVRARQRAQAADVVVVNHHLLLADLALKQDGFGELLPGAQAFVIDEAHQLPELAAQFFGEGFGMRPWQELGRDCLAEARGVGGAQSALQEPVDQLQQALLALRSAMEGLPPRGTQWRALAMPQVRDGFDTVMAGLVTLEQALQPLREAAAGLDACHARAREAVSRLSRWLGDDEPTLDFDTDPSEASSAADVLWYELTPRGFRCQRTPMDVSGPLREHRERSRAAWIFTSATLTVGGGFDHIATRLGLDDPHTLVQPSPFNWPEQALCYLPEGLPDPAARGFGTALIQTLRPVLQASQGRAFLLFASHRALREAAEALRDGPWPLFVQGEAPRATLLQRFRESGNGVLLGSASFREGVDVVGEALSVVMIDKLPFAAPDDPVYEARLEAIRSQGGNPFRDEQLPQAVIALKQGVGRLIRSESDRGVLVLCDPRLLNRGYGRVFLDSLPPFWRTRSLADVQAFFTPQWAPVSDDAAAPVAVATGPEPAPGATFPLF; translated from the coding sequence ATGTCCGACCTTGTCCATGCCAGCCGCGAAGCCCTCAGCGACGGCGGCGCGCTCGCCTCGCACCTGGATGCATTCGTCCCGCGTCCGGCACAGCTGCACCTGACCGAAGCCATCGCCGATGCGCTGCAGCAGCGTGATCTGCTGCTGGCCGAGGCCGGTACCGGCACCGGCAAGACGTTTGCCTATCTGGTGCCGGTGCTGCTGTCCGGGTTGCGCACCATCATCTCCACAGGCACCCGCGCGCTGCAGGACCAGCTCTACCACCGCGATCTGCCACGGGTGCGCCAGGCACTCGGGGTCGGCCTGCGCAGTGCGCTGCTGAAAGGGCGTGCGAACTACCTGTGCCGCTATCGCCTGCAGCAGGCGCGCGGCGAACCGCGGTTTTCCAGTCCCGAGCAGGCCGCGCAGTTCCAGCGCATCCTGGCCTGGTCCGGTCGCTCGGAGTTCGGTGACATCGCCGAGCTCGACGGGCTGGCCGACGACTCCCCATTGCTGCCGATGGTCACCTCCACCGTCGACAACTGCCTGGGCACCGATTGCCCGTTCTGGGATGACTGCTTCGTGGTGCGTGCGCGGCAGCGTGCACAGGCTGCCGATGTGGTGGTGGTCAACCATCACCTGCTGCTGGCCGATCTGGCCCTGAAGCAGGATGGCTTCGGTGAACTGCTGCCGGGCGCCCAGGCCTTCGTCATCGACGAGGCACACCAGTTGCCCGAACTGGCCGCGCAGTTCTTCGGCGAGGGTTTTGGCATGCGCCCGTGGCAGGAGCTCGGGCGCGATTGCCTGGCTGAAGCACGCGGTGTGGGCGGCGCGCAGTCGGCGCTGCAGGAACCGGTCGACCAGTTGCAGCAGGCGCTGCTGGCGCTGCGTTCGGCGATGGAGGGACTGCCGCCGCGTGGCACGCAATGGCGCGCGCTGGCGATGCCACAGGTGCGCGACGGATTCGATACGGTGATGGCAGGGTTGGTGACCCTGGAGCAGGCATTGCAGCCGCTGCGCGAAGCGGCGGCGGGTCTGGATGCCTGTCATGCGCGGGCGCGCGAGGCGGTCTCGCGGCTCAGCCGCTGGCTGGGCGATGACGAACCCACTCTCGATTTCGACACCGATCCGTCGGAAGCGAGCAGTGCGGCCGATGTGCTCTGGTACGAGCTTACGCCGCGTGGTTTCCGTTGCCAGCGCACGCCGATGGATGTGTCCGGTCCGCTGCGTGAGCATCGCGAGCGCAGCCGTGCCGCGTGGATCTTCACTTCGGCAACGCTGACCGTTGGCGGTGGTTTCGATCACATCGCCACCCGCCTGGGCCTGGACGATCCGCACACGCTGGTGCAGCCAAGCCCGTTCAATTGGCCCGAGCAGGCGCTGTGCTACCTGCCCGAAGGCCTGCCCGATCCGGCGGCGCGCGGGTTTGGTACCGCGCTGATCCAGACCTTGCGGCCGGTGTTGCAGGCCTCGCAGGGCAGGGCCTTCCTGTTGTTCGCCTCGCACCGTGCATTGCGTGAGGCCGCCGAGGCATTGCGCGACGGGCCATGGCCGTTGTTCGTGCAGGGCGAGGCGCCTCGCGCGACGCTGCTGCAGCGCTTCCGCGAATCCGGCAACGGCGTGCTGCTCGGCTCGGCCAGCTTCCGCGAGGGTGTGGACGTGGTCGGCGAAGCGCTGAGCGTGGTGATGATCGACAAGCTGCCGTTCGCGGCGCCGGACGATCCGGTGTACGAGGCGCGGCTGGAGGCGATCCGCAGCCAGGGCGGCAATCCGTTCCGCGACGAGCAGTTGCCGCAGGCGGTGATCGCATTGAAGCAGGGTGTCGGCCGCCTGATCCGCAGCGAGAGCGACCGTGGCGTGCTGGTACTGTGCGACCCGCGCCTGCTCAACCGGGGCTATGGCCGGGTCTTCCTCGATTCGCTGCCGCCGTTCTGGCGTACTCGCAGCCTGGCCGATGTGCAGGCCTTCTTTACGCCACAATGGGCGCCCGTGTCCGATGATGCGGCTGCCCCAGTCGCTGTTGCGACCGGCCCTGAGCCGGCGCCCGGTGCCACGTTCCCCCTGTTTTGA
- a CDS encoding methyl-accepting chemotaxis protein, whose product MSTASDATKTGKLRLGGSNLWLFLLLASMILFGVNTGVATWQGSRLADAGSKAADLQVLSQQLANQGRDAVGGNAQAFTAFKATRNAIEQNVSTLQGRYGKEPGVSGAIATLAETWAPLGKQAGQLVASEPAVLALAGNANNFTGAVPGLQAQLNELVRAMSASGAPSSQVYSALQQVVVAGSMARRVTEMRAGGSAAATSGDALARDITVFSQVLDGLRNGNEELGITAVRGAAAVAALEQSQQKWEAMKQDADAILASSRQLFAAQSAATALGQGSAHMLDDSRKLFEAFSSFGSVSDTRLFPNFWIGVVSGALSLIAIIGFVSTNVRSRSREQELRYQTQVEFNSRNQQAIMRLLDEISSLGEGDLTVKASVTEDMTGAIADAINYAVDELRHLVTTINDTSAKVALSTQETQATAMQLAEAAGHQANQITSASDRIGEIAASIEQVSRNSAESADVAQRSVVIAAEGAGVVRETIQGMDQIRDQIQETSKRIKRLGESSQEIGSIVELINDISEQTNILALNAAVQAASAGEAGRGFAVVADEVQRLAERTSGATRRIENLVQAIQADTNEAVTSMEQTTAEVVSGARLAEDAGTALTEIERVSNALNTLIKNISIAAQQQSAAASDITRTMGVIRQITGQTSQGAGQTAESIGHLAQLAADLRRSVADFKLPA is encoded by the coding sequence ATGAGTACTGCTTCGGACGCCACCAAGACCGGCAAGCTGCGGCTGGGCGGCAGCAACCTCTGGTTGTTCCTGCTGCTGGCATCGATGATCCTGTTCGGCGTCAACACCGGCGTCGCCACCTGGCAGGGCAGTCGCCTGGCCGATGCCGGCTCCAAGGCGGCCGACCTGCAGGTGCTGTCACAGCAGCTGGCCAACCAGGGCCGTGATGCGGTGGGCGGCAACGCGCAGGCGTTCACCGCCTTCAAGGCCACCCGCAACGCGATCGAACAGAACGTGTCGACCCTTCAGGGGCGCTACGGCAAGGAACCGGGCGTGTCCGGTGCGATCGCCACCCTGGCCGAGACCTGGGCGCCGCTGGGCAAGCAGGCCGGGCAGCTGGTTGCCAGTGAACCGGCGGTGCTGGCGCTGGCCGGCAATGCCAACAACTTCACCGGCGCGGTGCCGGGCCTGCAGGCCCAGCTGAACGAGCTGGTGCGCGCGATGTCCGCCTCGGGCGCGCCGTCGTCGCAGGTGTACAGCGCACTGCAGCAGGTCGTGGTGGCCGGTTCGATGGCCCGCCGCGTGACCGAAATGCGTGCCGGTGGCAGCGCCGCTGCCACCTCGGGCGATGCACTGGCACGCGACATCACCGTGTTCTCGCAGGTGCTCGACGGCCTGCGCAACGGCAACGAGGAACTGGGCATCACCGCCGTGCGCGGTGCCGCCGCCGTGGCCGCGCTGGAGCAGTCGCAGCAGAAGTGGGAAGCGATGAAGCAGGACGCCGATGCGATCCTGGCCAGCTCGCGCCAGCTGTTCGCCGCCCAGTCCGCCGCCACCGCGCTGGGCCAGGGATCGGCGCACATGCTGGACGACAGCCGCAAGCTGTTCGAGGCGTTCTCCTCGTTCGGCTCGGTGTCCGATACCCGCCTGTTCCCGAACTTCTGGATCGGCGTGGTCTCCGGTGCGCTGTCGCTGATCGCGATCATCGGCTTCGTCTCCACCAACGTGCGCAGCCGCTCGCGCGAGCAGGAACTGCGCTACCAGACCCAGGTGGAATTCAACAGCCGCAACCAGCAGGCGATCATGCGGCTGCTGGACGAAATCTCTTCGCTGGGTGAGGGCGACCTGACCGTGAAGGCCTCGGTGACCGAGGACATGACCGGCGCCATCGCCGACGCGATCAACTACGCGGTGGACGAGCTGCGCCACCTGGTGACCACCATCAACGACACCTCGGCCAAGGTCGCGCTGTCCACCCAGGAAACCCAGGCCACCGCCATGCAGCTGGCAGAGGCGGCGGGCCACCAGGCCAACCAGATCACCTCGGCATCGGACCGCATCGGCGAAATCGCGGCGAGCATCGAACAGGTGTCGCGCAACTCGGCCGAGTCGGCCGACGTGGCACAACGTTCGGTGGTGATCGCCGCTGAAGGTGCCGGCGTGGTGCGCGAGACCATCCAGGGCATGGACCAGATCCGTGACCAGATCCAGGAAACCTCCAAGCGCATCAAGCGCCTGGGTGAGTCGTCGCAGGAAATCGGCTCGATCGTGGAACTGATCAACGACATTTCCGAACAGACCAACATCCTGGCGTTGAACGCAGCGGTGCAGGCGGCCTCGGCCGGTGAAGCGGGTCGCGGTTTTGCGGTCGTGGCCGACGAAGTGCAGCGCCTGGCAGAACGTACCTCCGGCGCGACCCGACGCATCGAGAACCTGGTGCAGGCCATTCAGGCCGATACCAACGAAGCGGTCACCTCGATGGAACAGACCACCGCCGAAGTGGTGTCCGGTGCACGCCTGGCCGAGGACGCCGGCACCGCGCTGACCGAAATCGAGCGCGTGTCCAATGCACTGAACACCCTCATCAAGAACATCTCCATCGCCGCCCAGCAGCAGTCGGCTGCGGCCTCGGACATCACCCGCACCATGGGCGTGATCCGGCAGATCACCGGCCAGACCTCGCAGGGTGCCGGGCAGACCGCCGAATCGATCGGTCACCTCGCGCAGCTGGCGGCCGACCTGCGCCGTTCGGTCGCCGACTTCAAGCTGCCGGCGTGA